In Ailuropoda melanoleuca isolate Jingjing chromosome 7, ASM200744v2, whole genome shotgun sequence, one genomic interval encodes:
- the LOC117795053 gene encoding tumor necrosis factor receptor superfamily member 19-like: protein MALKALLEQEKAFHTIVVLLVYLACEVICETGDCRQQEFRDRSGNCVLCKQCGPGMELSKECGFGYGEDAQCMACRPHRFKEDWGFQKCKPCLECAAVNRFQKANCSVTSDAICGDCLPGYVGPFLSLVIREFFFNRHFPCSLPNVNAHQQEPEPICQVVVISSVPIRDCAL from the exons ATGGCTTTAAAAGCGCTCCTGGAACAAGAGAAAGCCTTTCACACCATTGTAGTTTTACTGGTCTACTTG gCATGTGAAGTGATTTGTGAAACTGGAGACTGTAGACAGCAAGAATTCAGGGATCGGTCTGGAAATTGTGTTCTCTGCAAACAATGTGGGCCAGGCATGGAGTTGTCTAAG GAATGCGGCTTTGGCTACGGGGAGGATGCCCAGTGCATGGCGTGCCGGCCGCACAGGTTCAAGGAGGACTGGGGTTTTCAGAAATGCAAACCGTGCCTGGAGTGCGCCGCGGTGAACCGCTTCCAGAAGGCCAACTGTTCGGTCACCAGTGATGCCATCTGCGGGGACTGCTTACCAGGGTATGTCGGGCCATTTCTGTCCCTTGTAATTAGGGAATTCTTTTTCAACAGGCATTTCCCTTGTTCCCTCCCAAATGTGAATGCACACCAACAGGAACCTGAACCCATTTGTCAGGTGGTGGTGATTTCCTCTGTGCCCATCAGGGACTGTGCACTGTGA